GTTTGAAATTTGATATTTTTATTATTATTGTAGAAAGGAGCTTAACCTATGAGCTTTAAGTATATTAGAAAAATTCCCTCTCCAGAAGAGATTATCAATGAAATTCCTTTCTCCAATGAATTGGCTTTGATTAAGCAAAAAAGGGATGAGCAAATCAAAGCTGTAATAGAGAAAAAATCGGACCAGTTTCTACTCATCATTGGCCCTTGTTCCGCTCATGACGAAGAAGCTGTCTGCGATTATATCAACAGACTTGCCAAAGTACAGGAAAAGGTAAAGGAGAAAATTATTATCATCCCCAGAATATACACCAATAAACCCAGAACAACAGGAGAAGGCTATAAAGGAATGCTCCATCAGCCTGATCCCACAGAAAAACCAAATATTCTGGAAGGTTTAAAAGCCATTAGAAAGATGCATATTCGTGCCATCAGCGAATCTCATCTTACACCTGCAGATGAAATGCTATATCCTGAGAATTATACTTACCTTGAAGATGTATTAAGTTATGTTGCCATAGGCGCACGTTCCGTAGAAGATCAGCAGCATCGTTTGACCGTCAGCGGCATGGATGTTCCTGTAGGAATGAAAAATCCAACCAGTGGAGATATTTCTGTAATGCTTAATTCAATTCAGGCTGCTCAGCATGGCCATACATTTCTCTATCAGGGATGGGAAGTAAAAACCAGCGGGAATCCTCTGGCCCATGCTATTTTAAGAGGTGCTGTCAATCATTACGGTACGAATATTCCTAACTATCACTATGAAGATATGATGAACTTAGCAAGGGAATATGAAGAACGTGGTCTGCTTAATCCGACTATTATAGTAGATACCAACCATGCCAATTCTATGAAAAAGTATAAGGAACAGCCCCGTATTGTAAAAGAAATCTTATACAGCCGAAAGCATTCTTCAACTTTAAAAGATATGGTTCGGGGCCTGATGATCGAAAGCTATATCGTCGAGGGAAATCAAAGACCGGACGAAAAGGTTTACGGCAAATCTATAACAGACCCCTGTCTTGGATGGGAAGATTCAGAACAGCTGATTTACTATATTGCAGAAAATATATAAATCATAGGAGAAAGATCCTCGTAAGGCTTAATTTTAAAAAAATAATAAATTAAAGGGTTCTACTTATTAGTTGAATTACATCTAATAGGTAGAACCCATGTATTTTACACATTTTAAAATCAATGTCACCTGTCCATTGGACCTGTCGCTAATTACTTTATTTCTAATCTATACAATCTTTCTATTGGAGAATCTTTTTTAAATGTCTTTACTTCCTCTACAAACTTCCATCCAAATTTTTCATATAGCCCTACATGCTTTGTATACAAATATAGTTCTTGTAAATTTGCTTTTTTAGCATTTTCATTAACTGTATTCATTAGTTTTCGGCAAACATTTTTACCTCGATATTTTTCATCTACATACACATTAATAAGCCAAGGATAAATATCAGGTCTGGTATCTAAGTCATCAAACATGGCGAATTGATACATTCCTGCAGGTTCTTCATCTATTAAAGCAACATACGTTTGTGGTAATCGGTCTTTATTTAATGAATGTTCTAAATTACATCTCACTTCTTCATAACTTTTTCCATCCCTAATTCCCCACCAATTATAATTCCATTCACATATTTTTTCGAATATTAAATTGTTATGATCTTCTAATCTAATAATTTTCATGCGGTGGCTGTCCTTTCTAAGTTTGGTTTGCCTGGTTATTCACCTGTATGGTATTATATATTTATAATAAAAATAAGGATCATACAGACTAATGTGTTTATTAAATCAAATCTATCCCTCATTAAAATATATATTTCCTTTTATTTTATACATATTATACTGGCTTTTTAATATTTTGTTAATAAACTAATAGGCATAAAAAAAGAGGATATATGCTCACATATGATCCTCTTTTTCATTAGTCTTTTTATACTGAATTAATTATTTTAGAAATTAATTTTGATTTCCATTATAATAATAATCGTCATATGGTTCATCGGGTATAATCAAAGCACAAACAAGATATGCTAAAATTCCCGTTCCACCAAAAAAAACAAATAAAATCCATATAAGACGTATGAGTGTTGAATCCACGTTAAAGTATTGACCCAGACCTCCGCATACTCCGCTAAGTTTTCTATCTTTTCTTGATTTATAAAGTTTCTTTTGCATATTAAACACTCCCATTTGATATTTTTTGATATTGAACTGATTCATTTTATCTAAATATACGTTAAAGACAAAAATAAGTTTACTTCTGCAAGATATTTTTATGTCTTTACTTTTTATTATTTATATTTTTTTGATATAATATATTTCTAAATACTACTATTAAGAAAGAGAAATGGATATGATGCAGATGACAATTGACAAAAAGTTCTATAAAACTTTATTTTCATTGGCCTTGCCTATCGCATTACAAAACTTCATATCATCATCATTAAATATGGTTGATACCCTGATGATTGGAAAATTGGGAGAGGCTCCTATTGCAGCAGTTGCTCAGGCCAACAAAATCTTTTTCTTGTATACCTTGATACTGTTTGGAATCAATAGCGGAGGTTCCAGCTTTACAGCACAATTTTGGAGCAAAAAGGATGTTAAGGGCATCAGGAAAGTTTTAGGTATATGTCTTCTATCCGGTGGAATCGCTGCCATAGTGTTTTCTATAGGCGCCATATTATTTCCAAAGCAATTGATGTATATTTTTGCAAAAGATCCTGAAGTCATTACCTTGGGAAGCCAGTATCTGCGAATTGTTGCCATCAGTTATCTCGCAACAGCCGTAACCTATTCCTATTCTATTTTGCTTAGAAGTACAGGGGAAGCATTTATCCCTATGATCATTAGTATTATCTCCCTTGGGACCAATACTGTTTTAAACTGGATCTTAATTTTTGGCCATCTTGGTATACCTTCCATGGGTGTACAAGGGGCAGCGATTGCTACGGTTATCGCCAGATTACTGGAATTAAGTTTATTTATATGGCTAATCTATAAAAAGCAGTCTCCTCTTGCTGCAACGATTAAAGAAATGCTCGACGTTTCTTTGCAGTTTATTCAAAGATTTTATAAAACAACTATCTTTGTTATTTTGAATGAATTTATCTGGGCACTGGGTACAACCATGTATTCCGTAGCTTATGGCAGGATGGGTAAAGAAGCCGTCGTATCCATCAGCATCTCCAGTAATGTAGAGCAAATAGCTATGGTTATTTTCTATGGATTAAGCAGCGCCTGTGCCGTAATGATTGGAAACGAAATAGGTTCTGAAAATGACGAAAGAGCCTTTAAGTATGCAAAAAAATTTGCTGTAATAGGGCCTGTCTTAGGGATTTTCATGGGAATTCTTGTAATCCTTGGGGCGCCACTTATTTTATCCATATTTAATGTGTCGCAAGAAGTGTATTTGGCTTCTACCAGAATCATAACCATATTTGCCTGTTATCTTCCTTTTAAGATTTTTAATCTGTTTATGGTGGTTGGGATCCTTCGCAGCGGCGGAGATACAACCTTTGGATTCCTGATCGATGCAGGAGGGGTATGGTTTATAGGAGTTCCCTTTGCCTTTATTGCAGGTTTGATATGGAAACTGCCAATTTAC
This is a stretch of genomic DNA from Defluviitalea raffinosedens. It encodes these proteins:
- a CDS encoding 3-deoxy-7-phosphoheptulonate synthase, translated to MSFKYIRKIPSPEEIINEIPFSNELALIKQKRDEQIKAVIEKKSDQFLLIIGPCSAHDEEAVCDYINRLAKVQEKVKEKIIIIPRIYTNKPRTTGEGYKGMLHQPDPTEKPNILEGLKAIRKMHIRAISESHLTPADEMLYPENYTYLEDVLSYVAIGARSVEDQQHRLTVSGMDVPVGMKNPTSGDISVMLNSIQAAQHGHTFLYQGWEVKTSGNPLAHAILRGAVNHYGTNIPNYHYEDMMNLAREYEERGLLNPTIIVDTNHANSMKKYKEQPRIVKEILYSRKHSSTLKDMVRGLMIESYIVEGNQRPDEKVYGKSITDPCLGWEDSEQLIYYIAENI
- a CDS encoding GNAT family N-acetyltransferase, which codes for MKIIRLEDHNNLIFEKICEWNYNWWGIRDGKSYEEVRCNLEHSLNKDRLPQTYVALIDEEPAGMYQFAMFDDLDTRPDIYPWLINVYVDEKYRGKNVCRKLMNTVNENAKKANLQELYLYTKHVGLYEKFGWKFVEEVKTFKKDSPIERLYRLEIK
- a CDS encoding PspC domain-containing protein, translating into MQKKLYKSRKDRKLSGVCGGLGQYFNVDSTLIRLIWILFVFFGGTGILAYLVCALIIPDEPYDDYYYNGNQN
- a CDS encoding MATE family efflux transporter, which translates into the protein MMQMTIDKKFYKTLFSLALPIALQNFISSSLNMVDTLMIGKLGEAPIAAVAQANKIFFLYTLILFGINSGGSSFTAQFWSKKDVKGIRKVLGICLLSGGIAAIVFSIGAILFPKQLMYIFAKDPEVITLGSQYLRIVAISYLATAVTYSYSILLRSTGEAFIPMIISIISLGTNTVLNWILIFGHLGIPSMGVQGAAIATVIARLLELSLFIWLIYKKQSPLAATIKEMLDVSLQFIQRFYKTTIFVILNEFIWALGTTMYSVAYGRMGKEAVVSISISSNVEQIAMVIFYGLSSACAVMIGNEIGSENDERAFKYAKKFAVIGPVLGIFMGILVILGAPLILSIFNVSQEVYLASTRIITIFACYLPFKIFNLFMVVGILRSGGDTTFGFLIDAGGVWFIGVPFAFIAGLIWKLPIYWVFALVCSEEIFKVIFGLYRLFSKKWIHNLVNQME